A region from the Salminus brasiliensis chromosome 22, fSalBra1.hap2, whole genome shotgun sequence genome encodes:
- the bhlha15 gene encoding class A basic helix-loop-helix protein 15 — protein sequence MKSKGKGSKRTRRSWAEQEHPDFQLETEPGSSEQEGSEASLQLGGSWKALKAEGGSRMGVRRRRRQHGSAKERNVRRLESNERERQRMHKLNNAFQALREAIPHIKMDKKLSKIETLTLAKNYIKALTAIILGMSGACLPHEGAQGEESPSKLLQRYQQHLEGDKKGQGDLSKYLDQIHSLSQSC from the coding sequence ATGAAGTCCAAAGGGAAGGGGTCAAAAAGGACCAGACGCTCCTGGGCAGAGCAGGAGCACCCAGACTTTCAACTGGAGACAGAGCCAGGCTCCAGTGAGCAGGAGGGCTCCGAGGCCTCTCTGCAGCTAGGGGGGTCATGGAAGGCCCTGAAGGCGGAGGGGGGCTCCAGAATGGGTGtgaggcggcggcggcggcagcacGGCAGCGCCAAGGAACGCAACGTGCGCCGGCTGGAGAGTAACGAGAGGGAGCGTCAGAGGATGCACAAACTCAATAATGCTTTCCAGGCCTTGCGGGAGGCCATCCCACACatcaaaatggacaaaaagctCTCCAAGATTGAGACTCTCACATTGGCTAAGAACTACATCAAGGCCTTGACCGCCATCATCCTCGGCATGTCCGGTGCCTGTCTGCCCCATGAGGGGGCTCAAGGAGAGGAGAGCCCATCTAAGCTCCTCCAACGCTACCAGCAGCACCTAGAGGGCGACAAGAAAGGCCAGGGAGACCTCTCCAAGTACCTGGACCAGATCCACAGCCTCAGTCAAAGCTGCTAA